Proteins co-encoded in one Acidobacteriota bacterium genomic window:
- a CDS encoding NAD(P)-dependent alcohol dehydrogenase encodes MSEIQGLAVHAAGAQLLPYKFDPGDLQPNEIEIKISHCGVCHSDIHLIDNDWGISKYPFIPGHEIVGTVIAVGDTVRDRTVGERVGVGWQADSCGICEWCRQGDEHLCAQSQPTCVGRNGGYADRIRVNSRFAIPVPKVLDSENVAPLLCGGITVYSPLRNHGVRPSSRVGVIGIGGLGHMGIQFARAFGAEVTAFSTSKDKEKEAKELGAHHFVNTRDTGALKKVAGSFDFLLSTVSADQDWNAYLQALRPKGTLCVVGVPPSGIQVQAFPLIAGQRAISGSPTGSPRDLHEMLDVAARHNVKAITERFAMAKANDAVAKVKKNQVRYRAVLAN; translated from the coding sequence ATGAGTGAGATTCAAGGTTTGGCTGTTCACGCGGCCGGTGCACAGTTGCTGCCATACAAGTTCGATCCGGGAGACCTGCAACCGAACGAGATTGAGATCAAGATCTCGCACTGCGGGGTGTGCCATAGCGATATTCACCTGATCGACAATGACTGGGGCATCAGCAAGTACCCCTTCATTCCTGGCCACGAGATCGTCGGCACGGTGATCGCCGTGGGCGATACGGTACGCGATCGTACCGTAGGCGAGCGTGTGGGCGTCGGCTGGCAGGCCGACAGTTGCGGAATCTGCGAGTGGTGCCGCCAGGGCGACGAGCATCTGTGTGCGCAGTCGCAGCCCACGTGTGTGGGGCGCAATGGCGGTTACGCCGACAGAATCCGCGTAAACTCCCGCTTCGCTATCCCTGTACCAAAGGTTCTCGACAGCGAAAACGTCGCTCCGCTGCTCTGTGGCGGCATCACGGTCTACAGCCCGCTTCGCAATCATGGTGTGCGTCCCTCTTCCCGCGTCGGCGTGATTGGCATCGGAGGCCTGGGGCACATGGGCATCCAGTTTGCTCGCGCTTTCGGAGCAGAGGTCACCGCCTTCTCCACCTCGAAGGACAAGGAGAAGGAAGCCAAGGAACTGGGAGCGCATCACTTCGTCAATACGCGCGATACTGGCGCTCTCAAGAAAGTGGCAGGATCGTTCGACTTCCTGCTCTCAACCGTCAGCGCCGATCAGGACTGGAATGCCTACCTGCAAGCCCTGCGGCCCAAGGGAACGCTGTGCGTCGTCGGCGTACCGCCGTCAGGCATCCAGGTGCAGGCGTTCCCATTGATCGCCGGTCAGCGAGCTATCTCGGGCAGTCCAACGGGCAGCCCCCGCGACCTGCACGAGATGCTCGACGTCGCCGCGCGGCATAACGTAAAGGCGATTACAGAGCGCTTCGCCATGGCGAAGGCGAACGATGCCGTTGCCAAGGTCAAGAAGAACCAGGTACGCTACCGCGCGGTTCTGGCGAACTAG